A genomic stretch from Achromobacter spanius includes:
- a CDS encoding type I polyketide synthase: MAKRVAVIGLSFRFPSTTTDTYWPDLLDGRDLVTQVAEDRWSPDAYLHPAKDHPGSAYTFAAGSIGDISGFDAGFFGISPREAALMDPQQRLLLEMSWEAMEQAGVRPSTLRGSNCGVYIGIASSDYAYRMAEDLNAVDASMATGNTASIAANRLSYFFDLRGPSIAMDTACSSSLVAFHQACRAIASGECSQALAGGVSLHLHPYGFITFSKASMLSPRGRCNVFDAAGDGYVRSEGGGIFLLKDYDQALADGDNILAVVAGSAVNTDGRKSGLTVPSADAQATLMRQAYEQAGISPADIDYLEAHGTGTAVGDPIETRAIGAALAQQRSKDAPLPIGSVKSNLGHLEAASGVAGLVKALYVLRHRVVPATIGIKTLNPKIEFREWNLDVVTQNRKLRQTGKLVVGVNSFGFGGANAHVILESPPPRNPAAEGKMAKTAPIPVVVSGKSPQALKAAARQMADVLRDQPARFLYNAAYHAAMRRDWHGERAVVFGTQCNTVAELLLQFADGAESKHDVVTGSALSQARGPVMVYSGNGSQWANMGRRLLSDPVFATAIDEVDALFSQYADFSLHKELAGENGDDRYQRTEIAQPALFALQVGITRMLAQRGVVPRAVIGHSVGEVAAAWACGALSLPDAVCVIFQRSRLQGQTKGQGRMTAVGISGEAAQALIALHNLGASVCVAGYNSQRGATVAGAPESLSILEAALAEESLFFRRLDLDYAFHSPAMDGIEADIRGALANIQPRASDVPFYSTVTGAALDGASLTAEYWWRNVREPVRFEQAANQLAAQGNNIFMEVGPHPLLRSYLNDTLKAADMQGRVLSTSTRGGDDPEKIWMAAGQVIVSGGQIDLQSLFPWEGPAVDLPTYPWQRERHWHPTTPESLGLLSRRRVHPLLGCPMQQHEHTWENQLDTQSHPALADHVVGDAVVFPGTGFAEIALAAALQWQTSDYAELEELEIHAPLLLNASPSKLTRLLLDDADGRFRITAKDTNSTEPWVKHASGRLLREPGRARLTQSELSLPTRAPDFTGQTHNALTCAVGLDYGPAFRAVSHGWIESDTSVLAVLQADASLAAELGATHLHPALLDCAFQLIIQLLRNDPAMGQGIAFVPAKIGRLTLRANAGQPAAARVRLERRAPHSLTASFELYNAAGEQIAAVEQARFRSIRLRKPAADNLSFLDAIATPRPHAPFGPNPLDHASLRTALADAIAACVQDGAHDRYAQEVDPLLDSLCYGFALDALRQIAPDGLLLPQALVTELRRHAPDTALLLDHTIARLTSAGFAEASAAGIHLPAQDDSDSRTSDIWNTLLREYPDYAQIVHAVGRVGLHLPALLRGEAALDDVCPRASTPAAISRSALGAASGQRLGTALRGILEQAQANRVPGQRLAIIEVGQAAPLFASNCCDALDFNVADYCYASNQADVLDHVAHQQAERYPNAQTELIADSSEGGASPTARCDLALFHCEFDTLEAARAALRHARASLRPGGLLVLCSAHPTAWGDFVFGGRQNWWQTGENGEQLSTQQPADFWLDELQSLGLHCDSPLAFSDSVATGAYLLTARFDDADADIANTANAVANNTAIEPANWLILADRNPEHGAGLAQSLEAALTRAGHHVRMAAGVAADALDDLLRNGGVGPVSHVVHLDGLAWVDRQDASPAAAQETAQNLLTKQTRRCALAAAVIQACERTQTNATLWLVTADAAQYLRTAPSASAGMHALNDAALWGYGRTLANEASNFRVRMVDLPLAQMQTQANPLVDALAREFVHQDNEDEIILDDSGARYAPRLRQATRPTQDASDLRASQAVRLGFEFPGQLRNLRWESCAAPAPADDELEVRIEATGLNFRDVMYALGLLSDEAIENGFAGPTLGLEFSGTVIRVGSDVDDYAVGDAVVGFGPASFGDRVLTKPSAISHIPEGFSFEAAATIPSTFFTVYYALHHLARLEEGEKILIHGAAGGVGIAAIQFAQWLGAEIYATAGSDEKRDLLRLLGVRHIYDSRSLSYADEILADTDGCGVDVVLNSLAGEAINRNLRVLKPFGRFLELGKRDFYENTRIGLRPFRNNISYFGIDADQLMNERPDLTQRLFAQMMALFRQGALHPLPYSVFDANDIVDAFRYMQQARQIGKIVITYRNGISGIHTPATPHRAGLTLPADATYLVTGGLGGFGLRTAQWLADKGARNLVLISRSGPTTDAAQAAIAAFQAQGVRVHAAACDVTDRKALARLLDETATTLPPLKGVVHAAVVIDDGLARSTTPEQIERTLAAKVLGAQHLHELTRTLPLDLFIFYSSATTLFGNPGQSNYVAANTWLERLAAQRRADGLPATCVRWGAIDDVGFLARNQKIKDALQGRMGGGALASQIALDALEDMLVADVSGLGVLELDWRALSRFLPTAGLPKFSDIARRAGDAGDDDGGADDIAHMIATLDDATLHERFTDMLKTEIGEILRVSPDKIEATRSVYDMGLDSLMGVELVVALENRFGIRLPVMALNESPTPAKLAERLVLLLRDEHSDAQCDALAASVQQVVASHAAEVGSSTVSDFVDEIKMNGSLPKQRMIQ; encoded by the coding sequence ATGGCTAAGCGCGTTGCCGTAATCGGGCTTTCGTTCCGGTTCCCCAGCACTACCACGGACACTTACTGGCCGGATCTACTTGACGGCCGCGACCTGGTCACCCAGGTTGCCGAAGACCGCTGGTCCCCCGACGCCTACCTGCATCCCGCCAAAGACCACCCTGGGTCTGCCTACACTTTTGCCGCCGGCTCCATCGGCGACATATCCGGATTCGACGCGGGCTTCTTCGGTATTTCGCCGCGCGAAGCCGCGTTGATGGATCCGCAACAACGCCTGCTGCTGGAAATGAGCTGGGAGGCCATGGAGCAGGCCGGCGTCCGCCCTTCTACCCTGCGCGGATCCAACTGCGGTGTCTATATAGGTATTGCCAGTTCGGATTACGCCTACCGCATGGCCGAAGACCTGAACGCCGTCGACGCATCGATGGCAACGGGCAACACCGCCAGCATCGCCGCCAACCGCCTGTCGTACTTCTTCGACCTGCGTGGCCCCAGCATCGCCATGGACACGGCTTGCTCGTCGTCGCTGGTGGCCTTCCACCAGGCCTGCCGCGCCATCGCCTCCGGTGAATGCAGCCAAGCCCTTGCGGGCGGCGTCAGTCTGCACCTGCATCCTTACGGTTTCATTACCTTTTCCAAAGCATCCATGCTGTCGCCCCGCGGCCGCTGCAATGTCTTTGACGCGGCGGGCGACGGCTATGTGCGGTCGGAAGGCGGCGGCATCTTCCTGCTGAAAGACTATGACCAGGCCCTGGCCGATGGCGACAACATCCTGGCGGTTGTCGCCGGGTCCGCCGTCAACACCGACGGCCGCAAGTCTGGCCTGACCGTGCCCAGCGCCGATGCGCAGGCCACGTTGATGCGCCAGGCCTACGAACAGGCCGGCATCTCGCCAGCTGACATCGATTACCTGGAAGCCCACGGCACCGGTACCGCTGTTGGTGACCCCATTGAAACGCGCGCCATCGGCGCGGCGCTGGCCCAGCAACGCAGCAAAGACGCCCCGTTGCCCATCGGTTCCGTCAAAAGCAACCTGGGCCATCTGGAAGCCGCTTCCGGCGTGGCCGGCCTGGTCAAGGCGCTATATGTATTGCGCCACCGCGTCGTGCCGGCCACCATCGGCATCAAAACGCTGAACCCCAAGATTGAATTCCGGGAATGGAATCTGGACGTCGTCACCCAGAACCGCAAGCTGCGCCAGACGGGCAAGCTGGTGGTGGGCGTGAACTCGTTCGGCTTTGGCGGGGCCAACGCCCACGTCATTCTGGAAAGCCCGCCGCCACGCAACCCGGCCGCCGAAGGCAAGATGGCCAAGACCGCGCCGATTCCGGTGGTGGTCTCGGGTAAATCACCCCAGGCCCTGAAAGCCGCCGCCCGGCAAATGGCCGACGTATTGCGCGACCAGCCCGCCCGCTTCCTTTACAACGCCGCCTACCACGCCGCCATGCGCCGCGACTGGCACGGCGAACGCGCCGTCGTCTTCGGCACGCAATGCAATACCGTGGCTGAATTGCTCCTGCAATTCGCCGACGGCGCGGAATCCAAGCACGACGTGGTCACCGGCAGCGCGCTAAGCCAGGCGCGCGGCCCCGTCATGGTCTATTCCGGCAACGGATCGCAATGGGCCAACATGGGCCGCCGGCTGTTGTCCGACCCCGTCTTTGCCACCGCCATCGACGAGGTCGATGCGCTGTTCTCGCAGTACGCCGACTTTTCCCTGCACAAGGAACTGGCCGGTGAAAACGGCGACGACCGCTACCAACGCACCGAAATCGCGCAGCCCGCGTTGTTTGCCCTGCAAGTGGGCATCACGCGCATGCTGGCGCAGCGTGGCGTCGTGCCCCGCGCCGTCATTGGGCACAGCGTGGGCGAAGTGGCCGCCGCCTGGGCCTGCGGCGCGCTGAGCCTGCCGGACGCCGTGTGCGTCATCTTCCAGCGCAGCCGCCTGCAAGGCCAGACCAAGGGCCAAGGCCGCATGACTGCCGTTGGCATCAGTGGCGAAGCCGCGCAAGCCTTGATCGCCCTGCACAACCTGGGCGCCTCGGTCTGCGTGGCCGGCTACAACAGCCAGCGTGGCGCCACCGTTGCCGGCGCGCCGGAATCGTTAAGCATTCTTGAAGCCGCCTTGGCCGAAGAATCCCTTTTCTTCCGCCGGCTGGACCTGGACTACGCCTTCCACAGCCCCGCCATGGACGGCATCGAAGCCGATATCCGAGGCGCGCTGGCCAACATCCAGCCTCGGGCAAGCGATGTGCCCTTCTATTCCACGGTAACCGGCGCAGCCCTGGACGGCGCGTCGCTGACCGCCGAGTACTGGTGGCGCAACGTGCGCGAGCCCGTACGTTTCGAACAGGCCGCCAACCAGCTCGCCGCGCAAGGCAACAATATTTTTATGGAAGTGGGCCCGCACCCGCTGCTGCGTTCCTACCTGAACGACACGCTCAAGGCGGCCGACATGCAAGGGCGCGTGCTTAGCACGTCTACCCGTGGCGGCGACGACCCCGAGAAAATCTGGATGGCCGCGGGCCAGGTCATCGTCAGTGGCGGCCAGATCGACCTGCAATCGCTCTTCCCGTGGGAGGGTCCCGCCGTCGACCTGCCCACCTACCCCTGGCAGCGCGAACGCCACTGGCACCCCACCACCCCGGAATCCCTGGGCCTGCTGTCGCGCCGCCGCGTGCACCCGCTGCTGGGCTGCCCCATGCAGCAGCACGAGCACACCTGGGAAAACCAACTCGACACCCAATCCCATCCGGCCTTGGCCGACCACGTGGTGGGTGATGCCGTCGTATTCCCCGGCACCGGCTTTGCAGAAATTGCGCTGGCCGCCGCGCTGCAGTGGCAAACCAGCGACTACGCCGAACTTGAAGAACTGGAAATCCACGCGCCGCTGCTGCTGAATGCATCGCCCAGCAAGCTGACCCGCCTGCTGCTGGACGACGCCGACGGGCGCTTCCGCATCACCGCCAAAGACACCAACAGCACCGAGCCCTGGGTCAAGCACGCCAGCGGCCGCCTGCTGCGCGAGCCCGGCCGCGCCCGCCTGACGCAAAGCGAACTCAGCCTGCCCACCCGCGCACCGGATTTCACCGGCCAAACGCACAACGCACTGACGTGCGCGGTGGGGCTGGACTACGGCCCTGCCTTCCGCGCCGTATCCCACGGCTGGATTGAATCCGACACCAGCGTACTGGCGGTGCTGCAAGCCGACGCCAGCCTGGCCGCCGAACTGGGCGCCACGCACCTGCACCCGGCCCTGCTCGATTGCGCCTTCCAACTGATTATTCAATTGCTGCGCAACGACCCCGCCATGGGGCAAGGCATTGCCTTCGTGCCCGCCAAGATCGGACGCCTGACGCTGCGCGCCAACGCCGGCCAGCCCGCCGCCGCCCGAGTCCGCCTGGAACGCCGCGCGCCGCATTCGCTGACCGCCAGCTTCGAACTCTATAACGCCGCCGGCGAACAGATTGCCGCCGTCGAGCAAGCCCGTTTCCGCAGCATCCGCCTGCGCAAACCCGCCGCCGACAACCTTAGCTTTCTGGATGCCATCGCCACCCCGCGTCCGCACGCGCCCTTTGGCCCCAATCCGCTAGACCATGCATCGCTGCGCACCGCCCTGGCCGACGCCATTGCCGCCTGCGTGCAAGACGGCGCGCACGACCGCTACGCCCAAGAAGTCGACCCGCTTCTGGACAGCCTGTGTTACGGCTTTGCGCTGGACGCATTGCGCCAGATTGCGCCCGACGGCTTGCTGCTGCCGCAGGCGCTGGTGACCGAACTGCGCCGCCATGCGCCAGATACCGCGCTGCTGCTGGACCACACGATTGCCCGCTTGACGTCCGCCGGCTTCGCCGAGGCCAGCGCCGCCGGCATCCACCTGCCCGCACAAGACGACAGCGACAGCCGCACGTCTGACATCTGGAACACCCTGCTGCGCGAATACCCCGACTACGCGCAGATCGTCCACGCCGTTGGCCGCGTTGGCCTGCACCTGCCCGCCCTGTTGCGCGGCGAGGCTGCCTTGGACGACGTCTGCCCGCGCGCCAGTACCCCCGCCGCCATCAGCCGCAGCGCCTTGGGCGCGGCCAGCGGCCAACGCCTGGGCACCGCCCTGCGCGGCATCCTGGAACAGGCGCAAGCCAATCGCGTACCCGGCCAACGCCTGGCCATCATTGAAGTCGGCCAAGCCGCGCCGCTGTTCGCGTCCAACTGCTGCGACGCCCTGGACTTCAACGTGGCCGACTACTGCTACGCGTCGAACCAGGCCGACGTGCTGGACCACGTTGCCCATCAGCAAGCCGAACGCTATCCCAATGCGCAAACCGAACTGATCGCCGACAGCAGCGAAGGCGGCGCAAGCCCCACCGCCCGTTGCGACCTGGCCCTTTTCCATTGCGAATTCGACACACTGGAAGCCGCCCGCGCGGCCCTGCGCCACGCCCGCGCCAGCCTCCGGCCTGGCGGCCTGCTGGTGTTGTGCAGTGCGCACCCCACCGCCTGGGGCGACTTCGTCTTTGGTGGACGCCAAAACTGGTGGCAGACCGGCGAAAACGGCGAACAGCTCTCCACGCAGCAACCCGCCGATTTCTGGCTGGATGAACTGCAATCGCTGGGCCTGCATTGCGACAGCCCGCTGGCGTTTTCGGACTCCGTTGCCACCGGTGCGTACCTGCTGACCGCGCGCTTCGATGACGCTGACGCCGATATCGCCAATACCGCGAACGCCGTCGCCAACAACACCGCCATCGAGCCCGCCAACTGGCTCATCCTGGCGGACCGCAATCCTGAGCACGGCGCCGGCCTGGCCCAGTCGCTGGAAGCCGCCCTGACCCGCGCTGGCCACCACGTCCGCATGGCCGCCGGTGTCGCCGCCGACGCCCTGGACGACTTGCTGCGCAACGGCGGGGTCGGCCCCGTCAGCCATGTCGTGCATCTGGATGGGCTGGCCTGGGTTGATCGCCAAGACGCGAGCCCCGCAGCCGCTCAAGAAACCGCCCAAAATCTACTGACCAAGCAAACCCGCCGCTGCGCATTGGCCGCCGCCGTCATCCAGGCCTGCGAGCGCACGCAAACCAACGCAACGCTTTGGCTGGTTACCGCCGACGCCGCTCAGTACCTGCGTACCGCGCCAAGCGCCTCGGCCGGCATGCATGCGTTGAACGATGCCGCGCTGTGGGGCTACGGCCGCACGCTGGCCAACGAAGCATCCAACTTCCGCGTCCGCATGGTCGACCTGCCGCTGGCGCAAATGCAAACGCAGGCGAACCCGTTGGTGGACGCCCTGGCGCGCGAGTTCGTGCACCAGGACAACGAAGACGAAATCATTCTTGACGACTCCGGCGCCCGCTACGCGCCGCGCCTGCGTCAAGCCACGCGCCCGACGCAAGACGCGTCCGACCTGCGTGCGTCACAAGCCGTGCGCCTGGGCTTTGAATTCCCCGGCCAGTTGCGCAACCTGCGCTGGGAATCCTGCGCCGCGCCCGCCCCGGCTGACGACGAGCTTGAAGTCCGCATCGAAGCCACCGGCCTGAACTTCCGCGACGTCATGTACGCGCTGGGCCTGCTGTCCGACGAAGCCATCGAGAACGGCTTTGCCGGCCCCACGCTGGGCCTGGAGTTTTCGGGCACCGTCATCCGCGTGGGCTCGGACGTGGACGACTACGCCGTCGGCGACGCCGTCGTAGGCTTTGGCCCCGCCAGCTTTGGCGACCGCGTGCTGACCAAGCCCAGCGCCATCTCGCACATACCCGAAGGCTTCTCGTTTGAAGCCGCCGCCACCATTCCCAGCACCTTCTTCACCGTCTACTACGCGCTCCACCACCTGGCGCGCCTGGAAGAAGGCGAAAAGATCCTGATCCACGGCGCGGCTGGCGGCGTGGGCATTGCCGCCATCCAGTTCGCACAATGGCTGGGCGCGGAAATCTACGCCACCGCCGGCTCGGACGAAAAGCGTGACCTGCTGCGCCTCTTGGGTGTGCGTCACATCTATGACTCGCGGTCCTTGTCTTACGCCGATGAAATTCTGGCCGACACCGACGGCTGCGGCGTCGACGTCGTATTGAACTCGCTGGCGGGCGAAGCCATCAACCGCAACCTGCGGGTGCTCAAACCCTTTGGCCGCTTCCTGGAACTGGGCAAGCGCGACTTCTACGAGAACACCCGCATCGGCCTGCGCCCATTCCGCAACAACATCAGCTACTTCGGCATCGATGCCGATCAACTGATGAACGAGCGGCCCGACCTGACGCAACGCCTGTTCGCGCAGATGATGGCCTTGTTCCGCCAGGGCGCGCTGCATCCGCTGCCCTACTCCGTGTTTGACGCCAACGACATCGTCGACGCCTTCCGCTACATGCAGCAGGCACGCCAGATTGGCAAGATCGTCATCACGTATCGCAACGGCATCAGCGGCATCCACACGCCCGCCACCCCGCATCGTGCCGGCCTGACGCTGCCCGCCGACGCCACCTACCTGGTCACCGGCGGCCTGGGCGGTTTTGGCCTGCGCACCGCGCAATGGCTTGCCGACAAGGGCGCCCGCAACCTGGTCCTGATCAGCCGCAGCGGCCCCACCACCGACGCCGCGCAAGCCGCCATCGCCGCCTTCCAGGCCCAAGGCGTGCGCGTGCACGCCGCCGCCTGCGACGTCACCGACCGAAAGGCCCTGGCCCGACTGCTTGACGAAACAGCCACCACGCTGCCGCCCCTGAAAGGCGTCGTCCACGCCGCCGTTGTCATCGACGACGGCCTGGCCCGCAGCACCACCCCTGAACAAATTGAACGCACGCTTGCCGCCAAGGTGCTGGGTGCACAACACCTGCACGAGCTGACGCGCACGCTTCCGTTAGACCTGTTCATCTTCTATTCGTCGGCCACCACCTTGTTCGGCAACCCCGGACAAAGCAACTACGTCGCCGCCAACACCTGGCTGGAACGCCTGGCCGCGCAACGCCGTGCCGACGGGCTGCCGGCCACCTGCGTACGCTGGGGCGCCATCGACGACGTCGGCTTCCTGGCCCGCAACCAGAAGATCAAAGACGCCCTGCAAGGCCGCATGGGCGGCGGCGCGCTGGCGTCCCAGATCGCCCTGGATGCGCTGGAAGACATGCTGGTGGCCGACGTGTCCGGCCTGGGCGTGCTGGAACTGGACTGGCGCGCGCTTAGCCGCTTCCTGCCCACCGCCGGCCTGCCCAAGTTCTCGGACATCGCCCGCCGCGCCGGCGATGCCGGTGACGACGACGGCGGCGCCGACGACATCGCGCACATGATCGCGACCCTGGACGACGCTACGCTGCACGAACGCTTCACCGACATGCTCAAGACAGAAATCGGTGAAATCCTGCGCGTGTCGCCCGACAAGATCGAAGCCACCCGGTCCGTCTACGACATGGGCCTGGACTCGTTGATGGGCGTTGAACTGGTCGTGGCCCTGGAGAACCGCTTTGGCATCCGCCTGCCCGTGATGGCGCTCAACGAAAGCCCCACGCCCGCCAAACTGGCGGAACGCCTGGTGCTGCTGCTGCGCGACGAACACAGCGACGCCCAATGCGATGCCCTGGCCGCCAGCGTGCAGCAAGTGGTTGCCAGCCACGCCGCCGAAGTCGGCTCCAGCACCGTGTCTGACTTCGTCGACGAAATCAAGATGAACGGCAGTCTTCCCAAGCAACGCATGATCCAGTAG
- a CDS encoding capsular polysaccharide biosynthesis protein, which translates to MDALLGQSIAYLRPGSRPSTRNLSALAGWGFRPSTNRPRAIAQSCGLPFIGLEDGFLRSYGTGPDYPALSLVVDDRGIYYAADRSSALEALLESDTDVLKGPGLEYASARDQILAKGLSKYNLAPDLQTLPGPTVAKRVLIIDQTVGDASIKYGLANDKSFEEMLQAAREAHPDAVLYIKTHPEVSGGAKQGYLSNTPEDSHTILLRDPVSPASLLPMMDHVYVVTSHFGFEALLRGIPVTCFGLPWFAGWGATTDRISCHRRTRTRTVDELFAAAYLHYTRYLNPETLERGSIFDVIDWLDLQRRMQRALPGRSIAVGYRRWKAENVRSFLSPNRDCVHFAPDAQAVRKLNPNANDRLIVWGASTPNAIDAVAHETGARLLRMEDGFIRSVGLGSDFVAPHALVMDGHGLYFDARQSSDLETLLNTRQFTERDNLRAEKVRALIVENQLTKYNIEPTESPSWAGAGQRVILVPGQVEDDASIRYGCGTVRDNLSLLQAARRANPDSFLVYKPHPDVAVRNRKGKIHAHDALQYANHIETKVSIVSCINSSDEVHTMTSLSGFDALLRGKAVVTYGMPFYAGWGLTTDHMDAPRRERSLTLNELIAGVMLHYPVYWDWVLNGYTTCETSLRRIIQQRSELLATNRLSSVRKSYIQRQLHKLRLWAKAGFLVQR; encoded by the coding sequence ATGGACGCCCTGCTTGGACAGTCAATAGCATATTTGCGTCCAGGCTCGCGTCCATCCACTCGTAATCTGAGCGCACTGGCCGGCTGGGGATTCCGCCCGTCTACGAACCGCCCTCGCGCGATTGCTCAGAGTTGTGGCCTGCCCTTTATAGGTTTAGAGGACGGATTCTTGCGCTCGTACGGCACGGGTCCTGACTATCCCGCCCTATCCCTAGTGGTGGACGACCGGGGAATCTACTACGCGGCTGACCGTAGTTCCGCTCTGGAAGCGCTCCTTGAGTCGGACACCGACGTATTGAAAGGGCCGGGCCTGGAGTATGCAAGCGCGCGCGATCAGATCTTGGCAAAAGGTCTCAGTAAATACAATCTCGCGCCAGACCTTCAAACGCTACCCGGCCCCACTGTTGCCAAACGCGTGCTTATCATCGATCAGACTGTCGGGGACGCCAGCATCAAATATGGACTGGCCAATGACAAGTCTTTTGAAGAAATGCTCCAAGCGGCGCGTGAAGCGCATCCGGACGCGGTTCTGTACATAAAAACGCATCCTGAGGTAAGCGGAGGGGCGAAACAAGGTTACCTATCCAACACCCCCGAGGACAGTCACACCATCCTGCTGCGGGATCCTGTCTCGCCGGCTAGCCTGTTGCCGATGATGGATCACGTCTATGTCGTGACTTCCCATTTCGGCTTTGAAGCGTTACTGCGCGGCATCCCCGTCACTTGTTTTGGCCTTCCTTGGTTTGCTGGCTGGGGGGCAACCACAGACCGCATAAGCTGCCATAGACGTACCCGAACACGAACCGTAGACGAACTATTTGCGGCTGCCTATCTTCATTACACCCGCTACTTGAATCCTGAAACCTTAGAACGGGGTTCAATTTTTGACGTGATTGATTGGCTGGACCTTCAGCGGAGGATGCAGCGGGCTCTGCCCGGTCGCAGCATCGCAGTTGGCTATCGACGATGGAAAGCGGAGAACGTCCGTTCATTCCTTAGCCCCAATCGCGATTGCGTGCACTTCGCCCCAGATGCTCAAGCGGTCCGGAAGCTAAATCCCAATGCAAACGACCGGCTGATCGTCTGGGGAGCATCTACGCCGAATGCGATTGACGCTGTAGCCCATGAAACGGGAGCCAGACTGCTTCGCATGGAAGATGGTTTCATCCGATCCGTCGGGTTGGGATCGGATTTTGTGGCTCCACATGCGTTGGTCATGGACGGGCACGGATTATATTTCGATGCGCGCCAGAGCAGCGACCTCGAGACCCTTTTGAATACTAGGCAGTTTACCGAGCGAGATAATCTTCGGGCGGAAAAGGTGCGTGCATTGATCGTTGAAAACCAACTGACAAAGTACAACATCGAACCTACAGAGTCCCCCTCTTGGGCAGGAGCGGGTCAGCGAGTCATCCTTGTTCCCGGCCAAGTTGAAGATGACGCTTCCATCCGGTACGGCTGCGGAACGGTCCGCGATAACCTTTCTCTGCTCCAAGCCGCGCGTCGAGCCAATCCCGATTCCTTTCTTGTGTACAAACCGCATCCCGATGTGGCCGTTAGGAACCGCAAAGGCAAGATACACGCCCATGACGCCCTGCAATACGCCAACCACATCGAGACCAAGGTATCCATCGTCAGCTGCATAAATTCGAGCGACGAGGTCCACACGATGACTTCATTAAGCGGCTTTGACGCATTACTACGCGGCAAAGCAGTGGTCACCTATGGAATGCCATTCTACGCAGGCTGGGGCTTGACCACAGACCACATGGATGCGCCGCGCCGCGAACGGTCATTGACACTGAACGAGCTGATTGCAGGTGTGATGCTTCACTACCCCGTCTATTGGGATTGGGTGTTGAACGGATACACCACCTGCGAAACCTCGCTTCGCAGGATCATTCAGCAACGATCAGAATTGCTGGCAACCAATCGGTTGTCGAGCGTCAGAAAATCCTACATACAACGACAGCTCCACAAACTTCGTTTGTGGGCTAAAGCCGGATTTTTAGTACAGCGATGA
- a CDS encoding aminotransferase class I/II-fold pyridoxal phosphate-dependent enzyme, with translation MKKLPGLAAGIKDKIIQQALERKLRQASAPAGQAPARPAEKKAEIPEEHYRFHLHPGYQQLRIINDGAQRLGVKNPFFKLHEGKAGADTQINGREYVNYASYNYLNMSGDPVVAAAAKAAIDRYGTSVSASRLVSGERPIHRELEMEIAALYGVDDAISFVSGHATNVSTIGYLFGPRDLVLHDELIHNSVLQGIQLSGARRLPFPHNDWESLDSILNEQRHQFERVLIVLEGIYSMDGDFPDLPRFIEIKQRHRAFLMVDEAHSLGVMGARGYGIREHFGVDGKDVDIWMGTLSKTLAGCGGYIAGETALVEHLKFLAPGFLYSVGMPPSVAAASLAALRRMKEVPERVTALQARGKFFLEQAKAAGIDTGTSTGLAVVPAIMGSSLKATRVSAALFKQGINVQPILYPAVPEKSARLRFFISCMHTEGQIVETIAAFSRLS, from the coding sequence GTGAAGAAGCTGCCGGGCCTTGCCGCCGGCATCAAGGACAAGATCATCCAGCAAGCGCTGGAGCGCAAACTGCGCCAGGCCTCGGCACCCGCCGGCCAGGCGCCCGCGCGCCCCGCCGAGAAAAAGGCCGAGATCCCGGAAGAGCACTACCGCTTCCATCTACACCCCGGCTACCAGCAACTGCGCATCATCAACGACGGCGCGCAACGGCTGGGCGTGAAGAACCCCTTCTTCAAACTGCACGAAGGCAAGGCCGGCGCCGACACCCAGATCAACGGCCGCGAGTACGTCAACTACGCCAGCTACAACTACCTGAACATGTCCGGCGACCCGGTCGTGGCCGCCGCCGCCAAAGCCGCCATCGACCGCTACGGCACGTCCGTTTCCGCCAGCCGCCTGGTATCGGGCGAACGCCCCATACACCGCGAACTGGAAATGGAAATTGCCGCGCTGTACGGCGTGGACGACGCCATTTCATTCGTCAGCGGCCACGCTACCAACGTATCCACCATCGGCTACCTGTTCGGCCCGCGCGACCTGGTGCTGCACGACGAACTGATCCACAACAGCGTCCTGCAAGGCATCCAGCTGTCAGGCGCCCGCCGCCTGCCCTTCCCCCACAACGACTGGGAATCGCTGGACTCCATCCTGAACGAACAACGCCACCAGTTTGAACGCGTGCTGATCGTGCTGGAAGGCATCTACAGCATGGACGGCGATTTTCCGGATCTGCCCCGCTTCATTGAGATCAAGCAACGCCATCGCGCGTTCTTGATGGTGGATGAAGCGCATTCACTAGGCGTGATGGGCGCGCGCGGGTATGGCATCCGCGAGCACTTCGGCGTGGATGGGAAAGACGTGGACATCTGGATGGGCACGCTGAGCAAGACGCTGGCGGGCTGCGGAGGGTATATCGCCGGTGAGACGGCGCTGGTGGAGCACTTGAAGTTTCTGGCGCCGGGGTTTCTGTATAGCGTCGGGATGCCGCCTAGTGTGGCGGCGGCGTCATTGGCGGCGTTGCGGCGGATGAAGGAAGTGCCGGAAAGAGTGACTGCGCTGCAGGCGCGCGGGAAGTTCTTTCTGGAGCAGGCGAAGGCCGCGGGGATTGATACGGGAACGAGCACCGGGCTGGCGGTCGTGCCAGCGATTATGGGGAGCTCGTTGAAGGCGACCCGGGTGTCAGCGGCGCTGTTTAAGCAAGGGATTAATGTCCAGCCGATTCTGTATCCGGCGGTGCCGGAGAAGTCGGCAAGGTTGAGATTTTTTATTTCTTGTATGCATACGGAGGGGCAGATCGTGGAGACGATTGCCGCTTTCTCGAGACTATCTTGA